A genomic segment from Bdellovibrionota bacterium encodes:
- a CDS encoding helix-turn-helix transcriptional regulator: MYRHVSFDKALAKELQKRDFAREFLLAQMEGDEALPLVEALRVTIRRMGVKEFAKKAHIRANNVSRMLNGHVEPSIDTLDHFLGLFGLRTKLFVEKVA, from the coding sequence TGTATAGACATGTTTCTTTCGACAAAGCGCTAGCAAAGGAGCTTCAGAAGCGTGACTTCGCGCGGGAGTTTCTTCTCGCTCAAATGGAGGGAGACGAAGCACTACCTCTTGTCGAAGCATTACGAGTAACCATCCGAAGAATGGGCGTAAAGGAGTTCGCCAAGAAGGCGCATATACGCGCGAATAATGTGTCACGAATGCTCAACGGACATGTCGAGCCTTCAATCGATACTTTGGATCACTTTCTGGGACTGTTTGGTCTCCGAACCAAACTCTTCGTTGAGAAGGTCGCCTAA
- a CDS encoding secondary thiamine-phosphate synthase enzyme YjbQ, with the protein MTVKSIPLELTVRGSGQIENLTKQVKEALTSSRLKAGIVTVFVRHTTASIMIIEDEPGLRSDTNVFWERLIPKDPALNHNTLNAGEDNGHSHLRGQLQGQSVTVPFNDGALSLGRWQEIVMIDFDTRPRARQLIIQFIGE; encoded by the coding sequence ATGACCGTGAAAAGCATACCGCTCGAACTGACCGTGCGCGGGAGCGGCCAGATTGAAAACCTGACGAAGCAGGTCAAGGAAGCGTTGACGAGCAGCCGTCTGAAAGCGGGTATCGTGACCGTTTTCGTTCGCCACACGACCGCTTCCATTATGATTATTGAAGATGAACCCGGCCTCCGATCCGATACGAACGTTTTTTGGGAACGATTGATCCCGAAAGACCCCGCGTTGAATCACAATACGTTGAACGCCGGGGAGGACAACGGCCATAGTCATTTACGCGGTCAATTGCAGGGTCAGTCCGTGACGGTCCCTTTTAATGACGGCGCCTTAAGTCTGGGGCGCTGGCAGGAGATCGTCATGATCGATTTCGACACCCGTCCCCGCGCTCGGCAACTCATTATTCAATTCATCGGCGAATAA